The Lewinellaceae bacterium DNA window ATTGAAGTCATGATACTGATGATCGCTAACGTTCTTCCAGCATTATACCTTGACACCACGACACCATAATACCATAATGCCAAAATACCATAATACCATGTAGCTAAAGCCCGCGCAAATACATCAACCCGTGCCCCTCCGTGTCTTCTCTAAGGCCCTCCGTGTAACCATACGTAAACCCCTTACAGAATCGGCGACTTTCTGAACCTTCCTTCCGGTACCAGTTCTTTGATCTTGATGTTGCGGAAGCGGACTTTGATGCCGCCGCCGTCATGTATCTGCAGGCAGATGGAGCCGTGGCCCTCACCGATCTTCTGATCTTCAAGGCTGACCATGGGTTGACCATTAAGCCAGGTGTCGATCTGGGCGCCAACCACGCGGGCACGGAGGGTATTCCACTCGTTCTCTTTGAGGGGGTTGAAGACGGATTCCTTTGGGAGCTTGAGCCAGCCGCGGCCGTAGGACTCATAGACGCCGCCGGTTTTGTCCTTGTCCGGGGCAATCTCGACCTGCCAGCCACTCACCTTGGTGCCGCTGACAGTAGAGCGGATAAACATACCGCTGTTGCCGTTGGCCTCCAGCTTAAACTCGAGGGTGATGTCAAAATCGTCGTAGGCCATATCGGTGCACAGATAACCATACTGGGCATCGGGGCCGGACTCGGCGACCAGCGTGCCATCCTCGGCATACCATTTCTCGGTGCCGTAGGCATGCCAGCCTTTCAGATCGGAACCATTGAACAGCGAAGCGGTGGCACAAGCCGACCAGATCAGGGCGATGGATAGCAGGATAAATGCTTTTTTCATGACGATTTTGAGTTAGATGGGAAAGTTAATAAAAGTTAGCAGGAGTTTAAAGGACAATAGATCCGGCTACCGGCAAGTCAGCGAGGTCTGTTGAATGTGGTGGTTGTATATTGATCTCTCTGTTGATTTGTTTATAGGTAATGGATCATGTAACCATATGCCTCCTTCTCCATAAATCCCTATTTTGTCTGCCTAACCAGAAATCACTTGAGTCCATTATCGCTGATATCCGGTCGTTCGTTACGCAAAGGAGGCATGCAATGGCTGTATTTTGCCGGTACATCTTATCTGGGCATCCCCTATGATGATACTTTCCAGAAGTTGCTGAAGGAAGGTATGGGCCTCTTTGGGAGCCATTACGGAGGCTCCCGGCATTCCAACATCACCCTCAATGTTTACGAGCAGGCGGAGGCTTTTCTGGCGGAATGGTCGGGCATGCCCGCCGCATTATTGACGTCCAGCGGCACCCTCTCCGGACAGCTGGTAGCGCGTCACCTGCAACAGGAGACCTTGTGTTTGTACGCCCCCAATACGCATACTGCCATGCAGACAGCTCAGGTGAAAATGATGCAAAAATGGCCGGAAGAATTGTTTTCAACCATCCGCAACCATCCCGGCAAAGTCGTTTCTATTTTGTGCAATGCATTGGATCCGCTCCATGCCCGGCTTACAAACTGGGATTGGATCAGGGATCTGCCTCCGGGAAGGAAATACATCCTGGTAGTGGATGATTCTCACGGTTTTGGTATCACCGGTGACCATGGACGCGGAGCCATCGAATTGTTACCGGTCATGCCAGCCGGCTGCGAGCTGATCCTGGTGTCATCCCTGGCGAAGGCGTGGGGTATTCCTGCAGGCGTTGTGTTGGGTCATCAGGAGCGGATCCGGCGCCTGTATGCCGATCCCCTTTTTATCGGGAGTTCGCCTCCGCCGCCCATGTATGTCTATGCCATGCAGAATGCAGCCGCGCTCTATGAGGCACGAAGGCAGGAGCTATTGAAGCGTTTAAATCAATTTCAACGAAAGTGCAAGCATCTCAGGGAGTTCAGGCACATACCCGGATTCCCGGTGTATTTTACCCCGAAGAATGGATTATTTGATGCACTCTACCAGCATCAGGTGCTCATTTCATCATTCCCGTACCCTACGGTTAAATCTCCGCCGGTCACCCGGGTGGTGATCAATGCCAGCCATGAACCAGAAGATATTGACCAGCTGGCAGTGCTGGTGGATGCCTATTTTACGAGTTGAGGGGATAGCTGTCATCGCTTTAGAATGTGTGTTTGAATCCAGCAAGGTTCTTCCATCATTTGCTTTCGATAGTGTTTTTATTCCGTACCTACGGCACGGTTTGCTGCAATGAATTTGTTTCAACCAGGATAGGGTCCCGCTGGGACCGGGGATTTTGCTGGAACTGGGGGTTTGGATTATGCAATCCCCCGTGCCGTAGGTACGGCATCTGAATCCACCGCCCAACTAGTCCCGCTCACACATTAGAAATTACCAGCATATGATATCTAATGATCTCCTGGAGGATATCTTCCTGGTCCCAGCGGGACCTCATTCCTGTAGCCAAAAAATTATTAACAATCCCCCGTGCCGTAGGTACGGCACCTGAATCCACCGCCCAACTAGTCCCGCTCACACATTAGAAATTAACAGCATATGATTTCTAATGATCCCCTGGATGATATCTTCCTGGTCCCAGCGGGACCTCATTCCGGTAGCCAAAAAATTATTATGCAATCCCCGTGCCGTAGGTGCGGCACCTGCATTCACCGCCCAACCAGTTCCGGGTACACATTAAAAATTAATAGCATATGATTTCTATTGATCTCCTGGATGATATCTTCCTGGTCCCAGCGGGACCTCATTCCGGTAGCCAAAAAATTATTATGCAATCCCCCTTGCCGTAGGTACGGCACCTGGACCCACCGCCCAACTAGTCCCGGGTACACATTAAAAATTAATAGCATATGATTTCTAATGATCTCCTGGATGATTTCTTCCTGGTCCCAGTGGGACCCCAATCCGGTAGCCAACAATGATTATGAAATATTCCTTTTGTCCCATTAATTCATGAACTTTATTTCCTTAGACCAATGCAAAGCGGATTATGATCCCCATATCTAAATCTCCATTGAATTCATTATCAAAGCCCGGCTTCCTGTTATTTTGTTTTGTTGCGATCGGCATCGGCCTGTCGTATCAGCCCATTGCACGGACACCCCTCGATGAGATTCTGCGTTCAAACCGGCAGCAATTGAAACCGGTGATCAAACATCCGGACCGCTACCGCCTGCAGATCATCTATACCCAGATTGACCGCGATGCCCAAAACAAGCCATCCTTCGCCACCTACCGCTTTCATCAAAACGACAACATCTATTTTTACCCCGCATCATCGGTTAAAATGCCAACGGCATTTGTGGCGCTGGAAAAAATCAATAACCTCCATGTCCAGGGTCTGAATCGCGAGACGCCCATGTTTACCAAT harbors:
- a CDS encoding pyridoxal phosphate-dependent aminotransferase family protein, encoding MSPLSLISGRSLRKGGMQWLYFAGTSYLGIPYDDTFQKLLKEGMGLFGSHYGGSRHSNITLNVYEQAEAFLAEWSGMPAALLTSSGTLSGQLVARHLQQETLCLYAPNTHTAMQTAQVKMMQKWPEELFSTIRNHPGKVVSILCNALDPLHARLTNWDWIRDLPPGRKYILVVDDSHGFGITGDHGRGAIELLPVMPAGCELILVSSLAKAWGIPAGVVLGHQERIRRLYADPLFIGSSPPPPMYVYAMQNAAALYEARRQELLKRLNQFQRKCKHLREFRHIPGFPVYFTPKNGLFDALYQHQVLISSFPYPTVKSPPVTRVVINASHEPEDIDQLAVLVDAYFTS
- a CDS encoding DUF1080 domain-containing protein, which produces MKKAFILLSIALIWSACATASLFNGSDLKGWHAYGTEKWYAEDGTLVAESGPDAQYGYLCTDMAYDDFDITLEFKLEANGNSGMFIRSTVSGTKVSGWQVEIAPDKDKTGGVYESYGRGWLKLPKESVFNPLKENEWNTLRARVVGAQIDTWLNGQPMVSLEDQKIGEGHGSICLQIHDGGGIKVRFRNIKIKELVPEGRFRKSPIL